The Sphingomonas sp. So64.6b genome includes a region encoding these proteins:
- a CDS encoding DUF885 domain-containing protein → MNHALSRRDVIAVGAALAATPALARVPQDESARLNAFFETVFQRNLARNAGAQSDLGLKGNQDRWPDIGTAHAEAEIALVRDNLAALRGFDRTRLNPVAALSYRLFAYDAEESIERHRWRGNRYPVCQMRGPQRWIPQTLINNHPIASVADAEAYVARLHNVKAHLAQVVVELERQAANGVSPPVFANPLVIGNCQKLITGAPFQSGGDSPILADFRGKVAALTIADTQKATLIAAAEAGLRDGFAPGFRHLIAHLEKARCTANCDDGVWRLPDGEAYYAAALRWETTLPTSPQEVHRIGLDETARLHGEMRALMKRTSFTGSLPELFAHVRSAEQFYYPDTAAGKAAYLDAMRGKIAAVTARLGEIMTHAPSAEVLVKPVEPWLEASAGTAGYFAPSADGSRPGILYVNTRDMRNLPIFELSALSYHEGVPGHHLEKAVTRALTGLPRFRAFNDYTAFSEGWALFAEQLPLEMGLYDDPWQEFGRLSMELMRAGRLVVDTGVHALRWSRERAIAWADENTPATHADNIGSIQRYIVTPGQACAYEMGKLSMVGLRDRARATLGPRFDIRAFNDVVLGSGALPLPMLETNVQAWMARGGKSA, encoded by the coding sequence ATGAACCATGCGCTCTCGCGGCGGGACGTGATCGCGGTCGGCGCCGCGCTCGCCGCGACGCCGGCGTTGGCGCGCGTACCGCAGGATGAGAGCGCGCGGCTCAATGCGTTTTTCGAAACCGTGTTCCAGCGCAATCTGGCACGCAACGCCGGTGCCCAGTCCGACCTGGGGCTGAAGGGCAATCAGGATCGCTGGCCGGATATCGGCACGGCGCATGCCGAGGCGGAGATCGCGCTGGTGCGGGACAATCTCGCCGCGTTGCGCGGTTTCGACCGGACCAGGCTGAACCCGGTCGCGGCGCTCAGCTATCGCCTGTTCGCCTATGATGCCGAAGAATCGATCGAGCGGCATCGTTGGCGCGGCAATCGTTATCCGGTGTGCCAGATGCGTGGGCCGCAGCGCTGGATCCCGCAGACGCTGATCAACAATCATCCGATTGCGAGCGTGGCCGACGCCGAGGCCTATGTCGCACGGCTGCACAATGTGAAGGCACATCTGGCGCAAGTCGTCGTCGAGCTGGAACGGCAAGCGGCGAACGGCGTGAGTCCGCCAGTGTTCGCCAATCCGCTGGTGATCGGCAATTGCCAAAAGCTGATCACCGGCGCGCCGTTCCAAAGCGGCGGTGACAGCCCGATCCTCGCGGATTTCAGGGGCAAGGTCGCGGCGCTGACGATCGCCGATACGCAAAAGGCGACGCTGATCGCGGCGGCGGAGGCAGGGCTGCGCGACGGCTTCGCCCCTGGTTTCCGCCACCTGATCGCGCATCTCGAAAAGGCACGCTGCACCGCGAACTGCGACGACGGCGTGTGGCGGCTGCCCGATGGCGAGGCCTATTATGCGGCGGCGCTGCGTTGGGAGACGACGCTGCCGACCTCGCCACAGGAAGTGCATCGCATCGGTCTGGACGAGACCGCGCGGTTGCACGGCGAAATGCGCGCGTTGATGAAGCGCACGAGTTTCACCGGGTCGCTGCCCGAGTTGTTTGCGCATGTGCGGAGCGCGGAGCAATTCTATTATCCCGATACGGCGGCGGGCAAGGCGGCTTATCTCGACGCGATGCGTGGCAAGATCGCCGCGGTGACCGCGCGGCTCGGCGAGATCATGACGCATGCCCCGAGCGCCGAAGTGCTGGTCAAGCCGGTCGAGCCGTGGCTCGAGGCGTCGGCGGGCACGGCGGGTTATTTCGCGCCTTCGGCGGACGGGTCGCGGCCCGGCATCCTCTACGTCAACACGCGTGACATGCGGAACTTGCCGATCTTCGAATTATCGGCTTTGTCCTATCATGAAGGCGTGCCCGGCCATCATCTCGAAAAGGCTGTGACGCGCGCGCTGACCGGGTTGCCGCGCTTCCGCGCGTTCAACGATTATACCGCGTTCAGCGAAGGCTGGGCGCTGTTCGCCGAGCAATTGCCACTGGAGATGGGGTTGTACGACGATCCCTGGCAGGAATTCGGCCGGCTTTCGATGGAACTGATGCGTGCCGGGCGGCTGGTCGTCGATACCGGCGTGCATGCGCTGCGCTGGAGTCGCGAACGGGCGATCGCTTGGGCGGATGAGAATACGCCCGCGACGCATGCCGACAATATCGGGTCGATCCAGCGCTATATCGTCACCCCGGGTCAGGCCTGTGCCTATGAAATGGGCAAGCTTTCCATGGTCGGCTTGCGCGACCGCGCCCGCGCCACGCTGGGGCCGCGGTTCGACATCCGCGCCTTTAACGATGTCGTGCTGGGCAGCGGGGCGCTGCCGCTGCCGATGCTCGAAACCAATGTCCAGGCCTGGATGGCCCGAGGAGGAAAATCCGCATGA
- a CDS encoding TonB-dependent receptor, protein MGWAKKVRFDKRAALFGSAAAIMLWAAPVAAQSRQSYNLPAGDAAQNVQKIAVESGVQVMAPNADLAGIKTNPVKGDYTPVEALQRMLADTGLEVVASGENTVVIRRATETAAVDAPIREETDPDIIVTGSRIRRPGFDTLEATIVTDAEVIAQRGYTNVAQVFDDTPGFVASGVNPIGASQGTFNAGQSFVDFLGLGSQRTLALINGRRAVSSNSISGSGNSASPGQQVDLNVIPVGLIERVETIAIGGAPIYGSDAIAGTVNIILKDKYQGLSVTGQYGIAERGDAPGYSIRGLAGLNFDEGRGNIAISGEYHEQKGMVLSERSGLRYAVPTPSSTPSNTVTNDLVYGYFTEGGLPFDPNTFDFIRDSSGRSLQFRGGDLQPYVPGTNVRSVLFDGGDGVRMADHFSLLSPTKRAIVSAIGHYDLTPSIRMVFEGSYARSEGKELSEVAAFTSPYVSGTILTVSANNPFISTAARNTLAANGITGDFVLARNFSDLLDRGGLTVNTVNFYRFVGGLEGKTSLFGEPAAWELSVNYGKSRAVTEMSYINNDRFLAAVDAVRDGSGNIVCASGGSCVPFNVFGENAFTDEAAKYVLDRGRAVSLNQQFVATANFNGALPFRISPEPIAFNIGAEYRKEMGDFSVDRVLGAGATLLGLDLASPFSPNKGSYNTKELYGELSIPIVSESQDIPIIKNLSVDSSARYVDNSIAGGDVTWAVGGRFAPRLPGVLDGLLLRGTYARAIRAPAVTELFSGASPTRGAISDPCAPANYQRGDNATARAANCAAALSALGISSPAIFDPTTAGLSPIGTVSGNENLQNEKARSWSAGIVYQPKLIPGFRVSADWTHIHLTGGIESLGIQQVVNACYDSNDFPNAAGCGQFRRLTAAEVGPGTANPTRHVGDIANGYRSGYINTAGLKFSGLIVAAEYNFGMTALEKQGRIKLGVKMFHNNKYELLITDSTPTSNSVGGVGLPKWSGQFNLGYQGAALDLLLQGLYTGPVKNDILATSATIADKDNLIGSYWRFNSTVGVRVNDRFSLQLVVNNLFDRQPTASQLFSRSFGTYDLIGRRFLFSVTAGL, encoded by the coding sequence ATGGGGTGGGCAAAGAAAGTCCGGTTCGACAAGCGTGCGGCTTTATTCGGCAGCGCCGCGGCAATCATGTTGTGGGCGGCGCCGGTCGCAGCGCAGAGCCGCCAGAGTTATAATCTCCCGGCCGGCGACGCCGCACAGAATGTGCAGAAGATCGCGGTCGAATCGGGTGTCCAGGTGATGGCGCCCAACGCTGATCTCGCCGGGATCAAGACCAACCCGGTCAAGGGCGATTATACCCCGGTCGAGGCGTTGCAGCGGATGCTCGCCGATACCGGGCTGGAAGTTGTTGCGAGCGGCGAGAATACCGTTGTCATCCGTCGCGCGACGGAAACGGCGGCGGTCGATGCGCCGATCCGCGAGGAAACCGATCCCGACATCATCGTCACCGGTTCGCGCATCCGTCGCCCCGGTTTCGACACGCTTGAGGCGACCATCGTCACCGATGCCGAGGTGATCGCGCAACGCGGCTATACCAATGTCGCGCAGGTGTTCGACGATACGCCGGGCTTCGTCGCTTCGGGCGTCAACCCGATCGGCGCGTCACAGGGCACATTCAATGCCGGACAAAGCTTCGTCGATTTTCTCGGCCTCGGATCGCAGCGCACGCTTGCGCTGATCAATGGCCGGCGGGCGGTCTCGTCCAACTCGATCTCGGGTAGCGGCAATAGCGCGTCCCCCGGGCAACAGGTCGATCTCAACGTCATTCCGGTTGGATTGATCGAGCGGGTCGAGACGATCGCGATCGGCGGCGCGCCGATCTATGGTTCCGACGCGATCGCAGGCACCGTCAACATCATCCTGAAGGACAAATACCAGGGCCTCAGCGTGACCGGACAATATGGCATCGCCGAGCGGGGCGACGCGCCGGGTTATTCGATCCGCGGCCTGGCTGGCCTCAATTTCGACGAAGGTCGCGGTAATATCGCGATCAGTGGCGAGTATCATGAGCAAAAGGGGATGGTGCTCAGCGAGCGATCCGGCCTCCGCTATGCGGTGCCTACGCCGAGTTCGACGCCGTCCAACACCGTCACCAACGACCTGGTATACGGGTATTTCACCGAAGGCGGGCTGCCCTTCGACCCCAACACATTCGATTTCATCCGTGACAGTTCCGGCCGGTCGCTCCAGTTCCGGGGTGGTGACCTTCAGCCCTATGTCCCGGGTACCAATGTCCGCAGCGTTCTCTTCGACGGTGGCGACGGCGTTCGCATGGCGGACCATTTCAGCCTGTTGTCGCCGACCAAGCGTGCGATCGTCAGCGCCATCGGCCATTATGACCTGACGCCGTCGATCCGCATGGTGTTCGAAGGTTCCTATGCACGCAGCGAGGGCAAGGAGCTGAGCGAGGTCGCCGCGTTCACCTCACCCTATGTCAGCGGCACGATCCTGACCGTGTCGGCCAACAATCCCTTCATTTCGACTGCGGCGCGCAACACGCTGGCGGCAAATGGCATCACCGGCGATTTCGTGCTGGCACGCAATTTCAGCGATTTGCTCGACCGCGGCGGCCTGACGGTCAACACGGTCAATTTCTATCGTTTCGTCGGCGGCCTTGAAGGCAAGACCAGCCTGTTCGGCGAGCCTGCGGCGTGGGAGCTATCGGTCAATTACGGCAAGAGCCGCGCGGTCACCGAGATGAGCTACATCAACAATGACCGTTTCCTCGCTGCGGTCGATGCGGTCAGGGACGGCAGTGGCAATATCGTGTGTGCGAGCGGCGGAAGCTGTGTGCCGTTCAACGTCTTCGGCGAAAACGCATTCACCGACGAAGCGGCGAAATATGTTCTCGATCGCGGACGCGCCGTCAGCCTGAACCAGCAGTTCGTCGCGACGGCGAACTTCAACGGGGCGCTGCCGTTCCGGATCAGCCCCGAGCCGATCGCGTTCAACATCGGCGCTGAATACCGCAAGGAAATGGGCGATTTCAGCGTCGATCGCGTGCTCGGAGCTGGCGCGACCTTACTCGGCCTCGACCTCGCCAGCCCCTTTTCGCCCAATAAGGGAAGCTACAATACCAAGGAGCTCTATGGCGAGTTGTCGATCCCGATCGTGTCGGAGTCGCAGGACATTCCGATCATCAAGAATCTCAGCGTCGACAGTTCGGCTCGTTACGTCGACAATTCGATCGCCGGCGGTGATGTGACCTGGGCGGTCGGCGGCCGCTTCGCGCCGCGCTTGCCGGGTGTGCTGGATGGCCTGTTGCTGCGTGGAACCTATGCGCGCGCGATCCGTGCGCCTGCGGTCACCGAATTGTTTTCCGGCGCGTCGCCGACCCGGGGTGCGATCAGCGACCCTTGTGCGCCGGCCAATTATCAGCGCGGCGACAATGCGACCGCGCGCGCCGCCAATTGCGCCGCAGCGCTCAGTGCGCTGGGCATTTCCAGCCCCGCGATCTTCGATCCGACGACTGCCGGACTTTCGCCGATCGGCACGGTGTCCGGCAATGAGAATCTTCAAAACGAGAAAGCACGGTCCTGGTCGGCGGGCATCGTCTATCAGCCCAAATTGATCCCCGGTTTCCGGGTTTCCGCTGACTGGACGCATATCCACCTGACCGGCGGGATCGAAAGCCTGGGAATCCAGCAGGTGGTCAATGCCTGTTACGACAGCAATGATTTTCCGAATGCGGCCGGTTGCGGACAATTCCGCCGTCTCACCGCAGCCGAGGTCGGCCCCGGCACTGCCAACCCGACCCGCCATGTCGGCGATATCGCAAACGGCTATCGCAGCGGGTATATCAACACCGCAGGGCTCAAATTCTCCGGCCTGATCGTCGCCGCCGAATATAATTTCGGCATGACTGCATTGGAAAAGCAGGGTCGGATCAAGCTCGGCGTGAAGATGTTCCACAATAACAAATACGAACTGCTGATCACCGACAGCACGCCGACATCCAACTCGGTCGGCGGCGTCGGGCTGCCCAAATGGTCGGGCCAGTTCAACCTGGGCTATCAGGGCGCGGCGCTCGATCTGTTGCTGCAGGGGCTCTATACGGGGCCGGTCAAGAACGACATTCTGGCGACCTCGGCCACGATCGCCGACAAGGACAATCTGATCGGGTCCTATTGGCGGTTCAATTCGACGGTTGGCGTGCGGGTCAATGACCGCTTCTCGCTCCAGCTCGTCGTCAACAATCTGTTCGATCGTCAGCCAACGGCGTCGCAGCTCTTTTCGAGAAGCTTCGGCACGTACGACCTGATCGGCCGGCGCTTCCTGTTCAGCGTGACGGCTGGCCTTTGA
- a CDS encoding DUF885 domain-containing protein produces the protein MISRRAFTGSAALLAASFAMPVFAAETDEDARLDAFFERVFQRGLARSPIRQSSLGIRTNQDKWDDVSEARALENAALVREDLKALGGFDPARLSPQARLSYRMFKRFTEQSVRNFRWRDHDYAMTQMGGLHTGVPNTLTGSHPITTRGDADAYIARLDGVGPLMRQAIVEMARQEAKGIRPPRFVYAQVIEPCENMLKGAPFDTSGTDSPILADFRAKVAKAKFSDAERAELVARATTALNAGFASGYRALIAHLRAAEAKADTTDGIWKLPDGPAYYEAQLEAYTTLPIKADEIHALGLREVASIHDEMRAIMKRVGFKGDLQAFFAFMRSDPQFYHPDTAEGRAAYIAEAEALLAEISARQGELFSVLPKAPVVVRPVEAWRERSAPKAFYRNPPQDGSAPGIFYINLAEMKAQPRYQLPVTLYHEAVPGHHIETCLAHEMTGLPRFRRFASIAAFSEGWGLYTERLPKEMGLYADPYADFGRLSLALMRACRLVVDTGIHQLKWTRERATAYLDHNMPSSHYDNQREIDRYIVIPGQANSYYIGMRKIFELRERARAKLGKAFDLRAFHDVVLGNGPLPLPMLEETIDGWIAAGGRKA, from the coding sequence ATGATCAGCCGGCGTGCCTTTACCGGATCGGCGGCATTGCTCGCCGCGTCGTTCGCCATGCCCGTCTTCGCGGCGGAGACGGATGAAGATGCGCGGCTCGACGCCTTCTTCGAGCGCGTCTTCCAGCGTGGCCTGGCGCGTAGCCCGATACGGCAATCCTCGCTCGGCATCCGCACCAACCAGGACAAATGGGACGATGTGAGCGAAGCGCGCGCGTTGGAGAATGCAGCGCTGGTGCGCGAGGATTTGAAAGCGCTTGGCGGGTTCGACCCGGCCAGGCTCTCGCCCCAGGCGCGGCTCAGCTATCGCATGTTCAAGCGCTTCACCGAACAATCGGTGCGCAATTTCCGCTGGCGCGATCATGATTATGCGATGACCCAGATGGGCGGGCTGCATACCGGTGTGCCGAACACGCTCACCGGTAGCCATCCGATCACCACGCGCGGCGATGCCGATGCCTATATCGCGCGGCTCGACGGGGTCGGGCCGCTGATGCGTCAGGCGATCGTCGAAATGGCGCGGCAGGAGGCAAAGGGCATCCGGCCGCCGCGCTTCGTCTATGCGCAGGTGATCGAGCCGTGCGAGAATATGCTGAAAGGCGCCCCGTTCGACACGAGCGGGACGGACAGCCCGATCCTGGCCGATTTCCGCGCCAAGGTCGCCAAGGCGAAATTCAGCGATGCCGAGCGGGCCGAGCTGGTCGCGCGCGCCACGACCGCGCTGAACGCCGGCTTTGCCAGCGGCTACCGCGCGCTGATCGCGCATCTTCGCGCGGCCGAAGCCAAGGCCGATACGACCGACGGAATCTGGAAGCTGCCCGACGGCCCGGCCTATTACGAGGCGCAGCTCGAGGCCTATACGACGCTGCCGATCAAGGCGGACGAAATCCATGCGCTGGGCCTGCGCGAAGTGGCGAGCATCCATGACGAGATGCGCGCGATCATGAAACGGGTCGGGTTCAAGGGCGACCTGCAGGCCTTTTTCGCCTTCATGCGCAGCGATCCGCAATTCTATCATCCCGATACGGCGGAAGGGCGTGCCGCCTATATCGCCGAGGCCGAAGCGCTGCTTGCCGAGATCAGCGCGCGGCAAGGCGAATTGTTCAGCGTGCTGCCCAAGGCGCCGGTCGTGGTCCGCCCGGTCGAGGCGTGGCGCGAGCGGTCGGCGCCCAAGGCATTCTACCGCAATCCGCCACAGGACGGGTCGGCGCCGGGCATCTTCTATATCAACCTTGCCGAGATGAAGGCGCAGCCGCGTTATCAATTGCCCGTCACGCTTTATCACGAAGCCGTGCCCGGTCATCATATCGAGACCTGCCTCGCGCATGAGATGACCGGCCTGCCCAGGTTCCGCCGGTTCGCCAGCATCGCTGCTTTCAGTGAGGGATGGGGCCTTTATACCGAACGGCTGCCCAAGGAGATGGGGCTCTATGCCGATCCCTATGCCGATTTCGGGCGGCTCTCGCTGGCGCTGATGCGCGCTTGCCGGCTGGTCGTCGATACCGGCATCCATCAGCTCAAATGGACGCGCGAACGGGCGACCGCCTATCTCGACCACAACATGCCGTCGAGCCATTACGACAATCAGCGCGAGATCGACCGCTACATCGTCATTCCAGGCCAGGCGAATTCCTATTATATCGGGATGCGCAAGATCTTCGAACTGCGCGAACGGGCCAGGGCGAAACTGGGCAAGGCGTTCGACCTGCGCGCGTTCCACGATGTCGTGCTCGGCAATGGGCCACTGCCCTTGCCGATGCTGGAGGAGACGATCGATGGCTGGATCGCCGCCGGCGGGCGCAAGGCGTGA
- a CDS encoding sigma-70 family RNA polymerase sigma factor — protein sequence MRGLESCEVDEVVQEAYARLWSADADAIINARAYFFVTARHIVGEHIRRSRIVSIELMADLESLNIVDDEMGAYRRLSGQEEVARLHAILAQLPPKCRQAFQLKKFDELSQRQIAERMGIAESTVEKHLAKALRLVSEQIKEAPTGARNRIAGEPRFWKWG from the coding sequence GTGCGCGGGCTCGAATCCTGCGAAGTCGATGAAGTCGTGCAGGAGGCTTATGCCCGGCTCTGGTCGGCCGATGCCGATGCGATCATCAACGCGCGGGCCTATTTCTTCGTCACCGCGCGCCACATTGTCGGCGAACATATCCGGCGCTCGCGCATCGTCTCGATCGAGCTTATGGCGGATTTGGAGTCGCTGAACATCGTAGACGACGAGATGGGTGCTTATCGTCGGCTGAGCGGTCAGGAAGAAGTGGCTCGATTGCATGCGATCCTGGCGCAGCTTCCGCCGAAATGCCGGCAGGCGTTCCAGCTGAAGAAGTTCGACGAACTGTCGCAACGACAGATTGCAGAACGGATGGGCATCGCCGAAAGCACGGTGGAAAAACATCTGGCCAAGGCGCTTCGCCTGGTGTCGGAACAGATCAAGGAAGCGCCGACGGGCGCGAGGAACAGGATTGCCGGTGAACCCAGGTTCTGGAAATGGGGATGA
- a CDS encoding S9 family peptidase — translation MYRVSGFLALTLGLAAPAAAADRQSKHYTIEQLMGADSIGGMSWSPDDSKLIFTSNRTGIANIYVMPSSGGPATALTSSVKETVSAIGYFPNDERILFSSDQGGNELAHIYVRELDGTTKDTTPGAKHVARFVGWVEDGKSFFVQTNERDPRYFDLYEIQADGYAKTRLFENDKAYQVRAVSPDRRYVALSRIVDNATKHCYVYDRTEAKLIQLTPEGKPVACEPQTFAPEGATLFYTTDDGGEFTYLARQDLATRTVAPVFKAKWDVQGAAFSRDGKTLIVSVNEDARGRPYLLDAKSFAPLAFANPMPGASVGLQLAHGKPLALLRASNGSMPGDVFLLDLKTGKRKLLLSAQAPGIAASDLVAGEVVRFASYDGQQVPGILYMPKGAKKGDKRPAVIHVHGGPGDESAIGYRPLVQYLVNNGYVVFEINNRGSSGSGRTFYHLDDHKHGDADLDDVVAAKKMLAATGMVDPAKVVIQGQSYGGYMVLAGLAFRPEEFAAGVDLYGVANWPRLLANTPSWWEDLRRLLFTEVGDPDKDAEYLRKISPVFHAEQIKRPLLVLQGQNDPRVLPVESEDIVAKVKANGVPVEYVVFPDEGHGFRKKANQITAYRAIKTFLDTHVKGGPVATTPAGSPSAHDVSSIGDFPIGK, via the coding sequence TTGTACAGGGTATCGGGATTTCTGGCGCTGACCCTGGGCCTGGCCGCTCCCGCGGCGGCCGCCGACCGGCAATCGAAACATTACACGATCGAACAGCTGATGGGGGCGGATTCCATCGGCGGCATGTCCTGGTCGCCGGACGATTCGAAGCTGATCTTCACCAGCAATCGCACCGGCATCGCCAATATCTATGTCATGCCGTCGTCGGGTGGTCCGGCGACGGCGTTGACCAGCTCGGTCAAGGAGACGGTCAGCGCGATCGGTTATTTTCCGAACGACGAGCGCATCCTGTTTTCGAGTGACCAGGGCGGCAACGAACTGGCGCATATCTATGTCCGCGAGCTCGACGGCACGACCAAAGACACGACCCCCGGCGCGAAGCATGTCGCGCGCTTCGTTGGCTGGGTGGAGGACGGCAAGTCGTTCTTCGTCCAGACCAATGAGCGCGACCCGCGTTATTTCGACCTGTATGAGATTCAGGCCGATGGCTATGCCAAGACCCGGTTGTTCGAGAACGACAAGGCTTATCAGGTGCGCGCGGTCAGCCCCGACCGGCGTTATGTCGCGCTGAGCCGGATCGTCGATAACGCGACCAAACATTGTTATGTCTATGACCGGACCGAAGCGAAGCTGATCCAGCTCACGCCCGAAGGAAAGCCGGTCGCGTGCGAGCCGCAGACCTTCGCGCCCGAAGGCGCCACCCTGTTCTACACCACCGACGATGGCGGCGAATTCACTTATCTCGCGCGGCAGGATTTGGCGACGCGGACCGTTGCGCCCGTGTTCAAGGCGAAATGGGATGTGCAGGGCGCGGCCTTTTCGCGCGACGGCAAGACGCTGATCGTCTCGGTCAATGAGGATGCGCGGGGCCGGCCTTATCTGCTCGATGCAAAGAGCTTCGCGCCGCTCGCCTTTGCCAATCCGATGCCGGGTGCGAGTGTCGGTTTGCAGCTGGCGCACGGCAAGCCGCTGGCGCTGCTCCGCGCCTCGAACGGCAGCATGCCGGGTGATGTGTTCCTGCTCGACCTGAAGACCGGCAAACGGAAATTGCTGCTCAGCGCGCAGGCGCCAGGGATTGCCGCGAGCGACCTGGTCGCGGGCGAAGTGGTGCGCTTCGCCTCTTATGACGGGCAGCAGGTGCCCGGTATTCTCTACATGCCGAAGGGCGCGAAGAAGGGCGACAAGCGCCCAGCGGTGATCCACGTCCATGGCGGTCCCGGCGATGAGAGCGCGATCGGCTATCGCCCGCTCGTCCAGTATCTGGTCAACAACGGCTATGTCGTGTTCGAGATCAACAATCGCGGCAGCAGCGGGTCGGGGCGGACCTTCTATCATCTCGACGATCACAAGCATGGCGATGCCGATCTCGACGATGTCGTCGCGGCCAAGAAAATGCTCGCCGCGACCGGTATGGTCGATCCGGCCAAGGTGGTGATCCAGGGGCAAAGCTATGGCGGCTATATGGTGCTTGCCGGGCTCGCCTTCCGGCCCGAGGAGTTTGCCGCCGGGGTCGATCTATATGGTGTGGCGAACTGGCCGCGGCTGCTCGCCAACACGCCGAGCTGGTGGGAGGATCTGCGCCGCCTGTTGTTCACCGAAGTCGGCGATCCCGACAAGGATGCCGAGTATCTGCGCAAAATCTCGCCGGTATTCCATGCCGAGCAGATCAAGCGGCCATTGCTTGTGCTGCAGGGGCAGAACGACCCACGCGTCCTGCCGGTCGAATCCGAGGATATCGTCGCCAAGGTCAAGGCGAACGGCGTGCCGGTCGAGTATGTCGTATTTCCCGACGAGGGCCATGGTTTCCGCAAGAAAGCCAATCAGATCACCGCGTATCGCGCGATCAAGACTTTCCTCGATACGCATGTGAAGGGCGGCCCCGTCGCGACGACCCCTGCCGGGAGCCCCAGCGCGCACGACGTGTCGTCGATCGGCGATTTCCCGATCGGCAAGTGA
- a CDS encoding FecR domain-containing protein codes for MNPGSGNGDEIDAQAAAWAIRSAEHPLDPSHSEQLETWLGRDSRHLGAYVRAQALWLDIDRVAALDSGSRVEPVEERTARWPRYAMAASVAFAVLGGGITYDHMAGRISTAKGEVRTIALEDGSTVVLNGDSAIQVRYEAGTRRIVLRRGEASFKVAHNKERPFIVDANGIAVRAVGTEFVVGLEDKDVEVTVEEGIVSIAGATGTAGGQSRLLRQNEQFVAATTGPRLAKLDASDVQRSTAWRKGLLVFNGQSLGTAAANVNRYTDLQVVIDDPTLARAEFIGVFKVGDARAFAKAAAHAFNGEVIEQGKQLRLVRQQNSPSH; via the coding sequence GTGAACCCAGGTTCTGGAAATGGGGATGAAATCGACGCTCAGGCGGCCGCCTGGGCGATCCGATCTGCCGAACATCCCCTCGATCCTTCCCACAGCGAGCAACTCGAAACCTGGCTCGGCCGCGACAGCCGGCATCTGGGCGCCTATGTGCGCGCCCAGGCGCTGTGGCTGGATATCGACCGGGTGGCGGCGCTGGACAGCGGCTCGCGCGTCGAGCCGGTCGAAGAACGTACCGCGCGCTGGCCGCGCTATGCGATGGCCGCGTCGGTCGCCTTCGCCGTGCTCGGCGGCGGGATAACCTATGACCATATGGCCGGGCGCATCTCGACCGCAAAAGGCGAGGTGCGCACGATCGCGCTGGAGGATGGGTCGACCGTCGTGCTCAACGGCGATTCGGCGATCCAGGTGCGTTACGAGGCCGGCACGCGCCGCATCGTGCTGCGCCGTGGCGAGGCGTCGTTCAAGGTCGCGCACAACAAGGAGAGACCGTTCATCGTCGATGCCAATGGCATCGCGGTGCGCGCGGTCGGCACCGAATTCGTCGTCGGCCTGGAGGACAAGGATGTCGAGGTGACGGTGGAGGAAGGGATCGTCTCGATCGCCGGCGCGACCGGAACGGCCGGAGGGCAGTCGCGCCTGCTGCGCCAGAACGAACAATTCGTCGCCGCAACCACCGGCCCACGGCTGGCCAAGCTCGATGCGAGCGATGTGCAGCGCAGCACCGCCTGGCGCAAGGGCCTGCTGGTATTCAACGGCCAATCGCTCGGCACCGCTGCCGCCAATGTGAACCGCTATACCGACCTGCAAGTGGTGATCGACGATCCCACGCTGGCGCGCGCCGAATTCATCGGCGTGTTCAAGGTCGGCGATGCGCGCGCATTCGCCAAGGCGGCGGCGCACGCGTTCAACGGCGAAGTGATCGAACAGGGCAAGCAATTGCGCCTGGTGCGCCAGCAAAACTCCCCCTCGCACTAA